The Lactobacillus sp. CBA3605 genome contains a region encoding:
- a CDS encoding Cof-type HAD-IIB family hydrolase — MITTIALDLDNTLLTSEKTISPRTERVLKQLHTAGKRIVLCTGRPIKAIQPLLKQLALTQPTDYSITFNGGLVQQNTTAAILARTSLTKADLAPLYAFAKTFGFPLDVIDLTQVYSLIELGKSPYEDFLQGLMPFTDLTFATLPADDLFGKVVSASDQVPAIQANLPADVAANFHVVPSRRNLLEFLPNHTDKASGLTQLLTHFNEQAANLMAFGDEENDLGMLKLAKVGVAMDNAIPAVKAVATATTLSNDDDGVAVFLENYFS, encoded by the coding sequence ATGATTACAACAATTGCACTCGATTTGGATAATACCTTGTTAACTTCTGAAAAGACGATTTCACCCCGGACGGAACGGGTCCTAAAACAACTGCACACTGCCGGTAAACGCATTGTGCTCTGTACTGGCCGCCCCATTAAAGCCATTCAGCCATTACTCAAACAACTGGCACTAACTCAACCAACCGACTACTCGATTACTTTTAATGGCGGGTTAGTGCAACAAAATACGACGGCCGCAATTTTGGCACGGACCAGCTTAACTAAAGCTGATTTAGCACCGCTATACGCTTTTGCGAAAACGTTTGGCTTTCCATTAGACGTGATTGACCTCACTCAGGTCTATTCCCTCATCGAGCTTGGCAAATCACCCTATGAAGACTTTCTACAAGGGCTCATGCCGTTTACGGATTTAACTTTTGCGACCTTACCAGCCGATGATCTATTTGGTAAAGTCGTCAGTGCTTCCGACCAAGTACCCGCTATCCAGGCCAACTTACCCGCAGACGTTGCTGCTAATTTCCACGTAGTGCCCTCGCGGCGAAACCTATTAGAATTTTTACCCAACCACACTGATAAAGCGAGTGGACTCACACAGCTACTTACCCACTTCAATGAACAGGCCGCTAATTTAATGGCCTTCGGTGATGAAGAAAATGATTTAGGCATGCTCAAACTTGCTAAGGTGGGCGTCGCCATGGACAATGCCATTCCTGCAGTTAAAGCCGTGGCAACGGCAACAACGCTCAGTAATGATGATGATGGCGTTGCCGTTTTCTTAGAAAATTATTTCAGTTAA
- a CDS encoding 6-phospho-beta-glucosidase: MTTTKSGLRSDFLWGGAVAAHQLEGGWQAGGKGVSMADVMTAGANGVPREITDGVLPGKNYPNHDGIDFYGHYQADIKLFAEMGFKCFRTSIAWTRIFPNGDEAEPNEAGLKFYDEMFDTCLKYGIEPVITLAHFEMPYHLVEKYGGWRNRKVIDYFVHYAEVVFKRYRNKVKYWMTFNEINNQTTYTNQFLMATDSGLVLKPDDPNAEALMYQAAHYEVVASTLAVKLGHQINPDFKIGNMINMTPIYPLTAKPGDIMQAEKAMQRRYWFADVQSWGYYPRNMEAFFKQTGFRPDITAEDRAVLADGTVDYIGFSYYNSNTVEAQADNPSYHFVGTEAVDNPYLQTSEWDWPIDPVGLRYALNWLQDRYNKPMMIVENGLGARDKVEADGSIHDPYRIDYLRAHINEMIKAVNEDGVDLIGYTPWGCIDLVSAGTGQMSKRYGFIYVDKDDEGQGTLDRAKKDSFYWYQKVIKTNGADLK, from the coding sequence ATGACAACAACTAAAAGTGGCTTACGGTCAGATTTTCTATGGGGTGGCGCCGTTGCGGCCCATCAATTAGAAGGTGGCTGGCAGGCCGGTGGTAAAGGTGTTAGCATGGCGGATGTGATGACTGCTGGTGCTAATGGCGTGCCCCGTGAGATTACTGATGGAGTTTTACCAGGTAAGAATTATCCGAATCATGATGGCATTGATTTTTACGGCCATTATCAAGCCGATATTAAGTTATTTGCCGAGATGGGTTTTAAATGTTTCCGGACATCGATTGCCTGGACGCGAATTTTTCCCAATGGCGATGAAGCCGAACCGAATGAAGCCGGCTTAAAGTTTTATGATGAGATGTTTGATACTTGTTTAAAGTATGGCATCGAACCAGTGATTACGTTGGCGCACTTTGAAATGCCGTACCATTTAGTTGAAAAGTATGGTGGCTGGCGTAATCGGAAAGTGATTGACTATTTTGTCCATTATGCAGAAGTTGTCTTCAAACGATATCGCAATAAGGTTAAGTATTGGATGACTTTCAACGAAATCAATAACCAAACGACTTATACGAATCAATTTTTAATGGCAACTGATTCAGGATTGGTGTTAAAACCAGATGATCCAAACGCCGAGGCATTGATGTATCAAGCAGCGCATTATGAAGTCGTCGCAAGCACTTTAGCAGTTAAGTTGGGGCATCAGATCAATCCTGACTTTAAGATTGGGAATATGATTAACATGACGCCAATCTACCCATTAACCGCCAAGCCAGGCGATATTATGCAAGCTGAAAAGGCCATGCAACGGCGATATTGGTTCGCAGATGTGCAATCGTGGGGGTACTACCCACGCAACATGGAAGCTTTCTTCAAACAGACGGGGTTCCGGCCAGACATTACTGCTGAAGATCGGGCCGTTTTAGCGGATGGGACCGTGGATTATATTGGATTTAGTTATTACAATTCCAATACGGTTGAAGCGCAAGCTGATAATCCAAGTTATCACTTTGTAGGGACCGAAGCCGTTGACAATCCTTATTTGCAGACGAGTGAATGGGATTGGCCAATTGACCCAGTGGGCTTACGGTATGCCTTGAACTGGTTACAAGACCGGTATAACAAGCCGATGATGATTGTTGAAAATGGGTTAGGTGCGCGTGACAAGGTGGAAGCCGATGGGTCTATTCATGATCCATATCGGATTGACTACTTGCGGGCACATATCAATGAAATGATCAAAGCAGTCAATGAAGATGGTGTCGACTTGATTGGTTATACGCCATGGGGCTGTATTGATTTGGTTTCTGCTGGGACCGGTCAAATGTCAAAACGTTATGGTTTTATCTATGTGGATAAAGATGACGAGGGGCAAGGGACGTTAGATCGTGCAAAGAAGGATTCCTTCTACTGGTATCAGAAAGTGATTAAAACTAACGGTGCTGATTTAAAATAA
- a CDS encoding DUF871 domain-containing protein — MSKLGVSVYPERSTFEKDAAYLDLATKYGYQRVFTSLLEIKGNQDEVIANFKKVITYANQLGLQVMVDVNPGLFKQLGVSYDDLSFFHELGAWGVRLDLGFTGQEEARMTHNEYGIKIEVNMSKGTHYVDTIMDYYPEKDNLLGSHNFYPQEYTGLGYDYFVATSKQYRQYGINTAAFVSSNDATYGPWPMQDGLCTLEQHRGLPIATQVQHLKMTGLIDDVLIGNAYASEAELKATADIFFSPYPLLHLTTPADLSAAEKAVIFDQAQTYRGDCSDYVLRSSQTRVIYKDAAFPAKHTVDIHVGDVLIDNDQYGQYKGELQIALRDFKNTGRINVVGKLVATDQQILALLVPWMDFRLVAAK, encoded by the coding sequence ATGAGTAAACTTGGTGTGTCCGTCTATCCAGAACGGTCAACGTTTGAAAAAGATGCGGCTTATTTAGATTTGGCAACAAAATATGGCTATCAACGGGTCTTCACGTCCCTACTTGAAATTAAAGGTAACCAAGATGAAGTCATCGCTAACTTCAAAAAAGTTATCACCTACGCCAATCAGCTTGGCTTACAAGTGATGGTCGATGTGAATCCCGGGTTATTCAAACAACTCGGTGTTTCCTACGATGACCTCTCATTCTTCCACGAGTTAGGCGCTTGGGGCGTCCGACTAGACCTCGGCTTTACCGGACAAGAAGAAGCACGCATGACCCATAATGAATATGGCATTAAAATTGAGGTCAACATGTCTAAAGGGACTCATTACGTTGACACCATCATGGATTATTATCCTGAAAAAGATAACCTACTGGGCTCGCATAACTTCTACCCACAAGAATACACCGGTTTAGGCTACGACTATTTTGTGGCCACTTCGAAACAATACCGGCAATATGGCATTAATACCGCCGCCTTCGTCTCATCTAATGACGCAACTTATGGTCCTTGGCCAATGCAAGATGGACTTTGCACGTTGGAACAGCACCGCGGGCTCCCCATCGCAACCCAAGTCCAACATCTTAAGATGACTGGCTTAATTGATGATGTCTTAATCGGAAATGCCTATGCCAGCGAAGCGGAATTAAAAGCGACCGCTGACATCTTCTTCAGCCCATATCCTTTACTACACCTCACAACGCCGGCTGACTTGTCCGCCGCTGAAAAAGCTGTAATTTTTGATCAAGCCCAAACTTATCGTGGTGACTGTTCCGACTATGTTTTACGGTCCTCACAAACCCGGGTCATCTATAAAGACGCCGCTTTTCCAGCCAAGCATACGGTTGATATCCACGTTGGTGACGTCTTAATTGATAACGATCAATATGGTCAATACAAAGGTGAACTTCAAATTGCATTACGTGATTTCAAGAATACCGGGCGCATTAACGTCGTCGGTAAACTCGTTGCCACCGATCAACAAATTCTTGCCTTATTGGTGCCATGGATGGACTTTAGGTTAGTCGCTGCAAAATAA
- a CDS encoding DUF2829 domain-containing protein, producing the protein MTFEAILPALKAGKRAVRTGWEGTELFVMLQPTSTFQGDVLNPYFLIKTADEAYSLWSPTDCDILAEDWQLVA; encoded by the coding sequence ATGACATTTGAAGCAATTTTACCAGCCTTAAAGGCTGGCAAGCGCGCCGTTCGGACTGGTTGGGAAGGGACCGAACTTTTTGTAATGTTACAACCCACGTCAACTTTTCAGGGCGATGTGTTGAACCCTTACTTTTTGATTAAAACCGCTGATGAAGCCTATAGTTTATGGTCACCAACGGATTGTGATATTTTGGCTGAAGACTGGCAACTGGTCGCCTAA
- the eis gene encoding enhanced intracellular survival protein Eis yields MTENLRLTTDADREAFYQLYQYAFNNHDSPQRRQFFMERYQHGWIYGLHDQQQLVSGLYSLPMQVNFHGVTYPMHGIGDVMSAPEYSGRGGAGKLLTAALHDMAAQQVPLSYLAPFSYGYYRQFGYEQTFTHTEQVLPAAALPRLKPTDLSGTITRYGNAGITLINDFYAAQPINQRGGLIRSTWWCHYLTLKHDWSVAIYRNAASQIEGYLIYERQATNFAIQEWTTSTPVAFERLAAFITKHGTTFDTFSYMAPSDDNNLADLAAPEALSIQTTPYMMARIVDLPAFLKRYPFMTTDLAPIRLAITDPVLTQNQGIWTLSITAGTVTLNRVTPALNGAADVHLSIQRLTQALFGTRTLTQAWQHGQVTGEIAAIKRLDASFVTTKPALIDYF; encoded by the coding sequence ATGACTGAAAATTTACGGTTAACAACTGATGCGGACCGCGAAGCCTTTTATCAGTTATATCAATACGCTTTTAACAACCATGATAGTCCACAACGACGCCAATTTTTCATGGAGCGTTATCAACACGGCTGGATTTACGGACTTCATGATCAACAACAATTAGTGAGTGGCTTATATAGTCTGCCTATGCAAGTCAACTTTCACGGCGTCACCTATCCGATGCATGGCATTGGCGACGTGATGAGTGCCCCCGAGTATTCTGGCCGCGGTGGCGCTGGCAAATTATTAACGGCGGCGTTACATGACATGGCCGCTCAACAAGTGCCGTTGTCCTATCTGGCACCGTTCTCGTATGGGTACTATCGTCAATTTGGTTATGAGCAGACTTTTACCCATACTGAACAGGTGTTACCTGCAGCCGCCTTGCCGCGGCTTAAGCCCACGGATCTTTCAGGGACAATTACCCGATATGGCAACGCTGGCATTACGCTCATTAACGACTTTTATGCGGCCCAGCCGATTAATCAACGCGGTGGCTTGATTCGGTCAACCTGGTGGTGTCATTATCTCACCTTAAAGCACGACTGGTCCGTTGCAATTTATCGGAATGCCGCCAGTCAAATCGAAGGTTACCTCATTTACGAGCGTCAAGCAACCAACTTTGCCATTCAAGAATGGACAACCAGTACACCAGTCGCCTTTGAGCGATTAGCTGCTTTCATCACCAAGCATGGAACGACGTTTGATACTTTTAGTTATATGGCACCTAGTGATGACAATAACTTGGCCGACTTAGCAGCGCCAGAAGCCTTAAGCATCCAAACAACGCCCTATATGATGGCAAGAATTGTCGATTTACCGGCCTTTTTAAAACGGTATCCCTTTATGACAACCGACTTAGCGCCGATTCGCTTGGCGATAACTGATCCGGTCTTAACCCAAAATCAAGGCATCTGGACACTAAGTATCACTGCCGGGACGGTCACCTTGAATCGTGTCACACCAGCCCTTAACGGTGCCGCTGACGTGCACTTATCCATTCAACGGTTAACCCAAGCACTCTTTGGCACCCGCACCTTAACTCAAGCTTGGCAGCACGGACAAGTTACCGGCGAAATAGCGGCGATTAAACGCTTAGATGCCAGTTTTGTCACCACGAAACCTGCCTTAATTGATTATTTCTAA
- the thrC gene encoding threonine synthase, with protein sequence METLYRSTRETASQTMTSSQAVLQGLTPDGGLFVPVQLPTANFDFDYLATLSYQAVAYEVLKLFFTDYTEAELKACLKAAYGDQFDDPAIAPVTKHGQQYYLELFHGPTIAFKDLALQLLPHLMLTAAKKNHLESEVVILTATSGDTGKAAMAGFADVDQTKIIVFYPKDGVSAIQKQQMVTQTGANTYVVALNGNFDDAQTKVKALLNDPQLHAELAQNNLQFSSANSINIGRLFPQVAYYVYTYAQLIKQGRIKNGDEINFSVPTGNFGDILAGYYAKQLGTPIHKLICASNRNNVLTDFFNTGVYNKQRDFFLTSSPSMDILVSSNLERLVFYLTGADPVQTASLMQDLQTKGAYQLTPTMRQAITDFWAGFVTEDQDQHEINHLYAHHHYTIDPHTAVASAVAKQYCAATKDQRPMVIVATASPYKFPQAVLAAITGAPVTVDGLTAVDQLHDCIKTPIPATVTQLRTATVKHDRVSDPEQMAATIRQILHLT encoded by the coding sequence ATGGAAACACTTTATCGCAGTACCCGCGAAACTGCAAGTCAGACAATGACCAGCTCACAAGCCGTTTTACAAGGGCTGACCCCCGATGGCGGCTTATTCGTCCCTGTTCAACTCCCGACCGCCAACTTTGACTTTGATTACTTGGCAACTTTATCTTATCAAGCAGTCGCTTATGAGGTTTTGAAACTCTTCTTTACCGATTACACTGAAGCCGAACTCAAAGCCTGTTTAAAAGCAGCTTATGGTGACCAGTTTGATGATCCAGCAATCGCCCCCGTCACTAAGCATGGGCAACAATACTACTTGGAACTCTTTCATGGACCAACGATTGCCTTCAAGGATCTCGCCCTCCAGCTATTGCCCCATCTAATGCTGACGGCGGCTAAAAAAAATCACTTAGAATCCGAGGTAGTCATTCTAACCGCCACCTCTGGTGATACTGGTAAAGCAGCCATGGCTGGCTTCGCCGATGTCGACCAAACTAAAATCATTGTATTCTACCCTAAGGACGGCGTTAGCGCCATTCAAAAACAACAGATGGTGACTCAAACCGGGGCTAACACCTACGTAGTCGCCCTTAATGGGAACTTTGATGATGCTCAGACTAAGGTCAAGGCCCTGCTCAATGACCCTCAATTACACGCCGAACTGGCCCAAAACAACTTACAATTTTCGAGTGCCAACTCAATTAATATTGGCCGGCTCTTTCCTCAGGTCGCCTATTATGTCTATACTTATGCGCAATTGATTAAACAAGGCCGCATCAAAAATGGCGATGAAATTAACTTTAGCGTGCCGACAGGTAACTTCGGTGATATTTTAGCGGGTTACTATGCCAAGCAATTGGGCACACCCATCCATAAATTAATTTGTGCGTCGAATCGTAACAACGTCTTAACTGATTTTTTTAATACCGGCGTTTATAACAAACAACGGGACTTTTTCTTAACGAGCTCGCCATCAATGGATATTTTAGTCTCTAGTAATCTCGAACGCTTGGTCTTTTATCTGACTGGCGCCGATCCCGTGCAAACAGCCAGCTTAATGCAGGACTTACAAACTAAGGGTGCTTACCAGTTGACCCCAACTATGCGCCAAGCTATTACCGATTTTTGGGCTGGATTTGTGACTGAGGACCAGGATCAACACGAAATTAATCATTTGTATGCTCATCATCACTATACAATTGATCCGCATACTGCCGTCGCTTCCGCTGTCGCAAAACAATATTGTGCCGCTACTAAGGATCAACGGCCCATGGTGATCGTCGCCACTGCCAGTCCGTATAAGTTCCCACAAGCAGTCTTGGCTGCAATTACAGGTGCGCCTGTAACGGTTGATGGCTTGACTGCGGTCGATCAACTCCATGATTGTATCAAAACACCAATCCCAGCGACGGTGACTCAGCTACGGACTGCCACTGTCAAACATGACCGCGTCAGCGACCCTGAACAAATGGCCGCAACGATTCGTCAAATTTTGCATTTAACGTAA
- a CDS encoding 3-oxoacyl-ACP reductase has translation MQFSEFAGQTVLVTGAASGIGQAQTQAFLAQHAQVIAIDQQPQPASLSSQPQLSYQQADVCDATALTQAIKAGSAVLGQPQIVCNTAGKLDGYQPTLALDLDQWQQILATDLTSQFIVTNAVLPAMLAQQHGVFVNMASIAGLVAGGGGAAYTAAKHAVIGYTKQVDLDYASQGIRANCLAPGAIDTPMNAADFAGTGKLAQWVAQETPAKRWAQPQEVADLTLFLASRHADYIHGTVVPIDGGWLEK, from the coding sequence ATGCAATTCAGTGAATTTGCTGGGCAGACGGTATTAGTTACGGGAGCGGCTTCTGGCATTGGACAGGCCCAAACACAGGCCTTTTTAGCGCAACACGCCCAAGTAATTGCAATTGACCAGCAACCGCAACCAGCTAGTTTATCGTCGCAACCCCAATTAAGTTATCAGCAGGCCGATGTTTGTGACGCCACGGCATTAACGCAAGCCATTAAGGCTGGTAGTGCAGTACTGGGCCAACCTCAAATCGTGTGCAATACGGCTGGCAAGCTTGATGGCTATCAGCCGACTTTGGCACTCGATTTAGACCAATGGCAACAAATCTTAGCGACCGATTTAACTAGTCAATTCATCGTAACGAATGCTGTTTTACCGGCTATGCTAGCACAGCAGCATGGCGTTTTCGTCAACATGGCATCAATTGCTGGTTTGGTCGCTGGTGGTGGTGGTGCAGCTTACACGGCGGCCAAACATGCTGTAATCGGTTATACCAAGCAAGTCGACTTAGATTATGCGAGCCAGGGTATTCGGGCTAATTGTCTGGCCCCAGGTGCGATTGACACGCCGATGAATGCGGCTGATTTTGCTGGGACTGGTAAGCTGGCCCAATGGGTTGCCCAAGAGACCCCGGCTAAACGCTGGGCCCAACCACAAGAGGTTGCTGATCTAACGTTGTTTTTGGCGAGTCGCCATGCTGACTATATTCATGGCACGGTGGTTCCGATTGATGGCGGTTGGTTAGAGAAGTAA
- a CDS encoding NUDIX hydrolase: MAAMDNVGRPGQVLRKQQVYSGPIFNLLKETIQTPDGLTVERDLIDHGDAVTILALTADDQVVLGSEYRVGRNAETISLPAGLINPGEAPLTAAVRELQEEAGYVAHDSQVMTTISSSEGFTNETVSLILTHIDPSERVERHFDADEYVNTQLVPLDKVIDLLRTGQLHSAQAVCALTWYLTFIR, encoded by the coding sequence ATGGCAGCAATGGATAATGTCGGGCGTCCCGGCCAAGTGCTACGTAAGCAACAGGTCTATTCGGGTCCGATTTTTAACTTGTTAAAAGAAACGATTCAAACTCCCGATGGGTTAACTGTTGAACGTGATTTGATTGATCATGGCGATGCTGTGACGATTTTAGCGTTGACAGCGGATGACCAAGTCGTATTAGGTTCAGAATACCGGGTGGGCCGTAATGCGGAGACCATTAGTTTGCCAGCTGGGCTGATTAACCCTGGTGAGGCACCTTTAACGGCGGCTGTTCGTGAATTGCAAGAAGAAGCTGGTTACGTTGCCCATGATAGTCAAGTGATGACGACGATTAGCTCTTCAGAGGGATTCACGAATGAAACGGTGAGTTTGATTTTGACACATATTGATCCTAGCGAACGAGTCGAACGGCATTTTGATGCGGACGAATATGTGAATACACAGTTAGTCCCGTTAGACAAAGTAATCGACTTGTTACGAACTGGTCAATTGCATTCAGCGCAAGCGGTTTGTGCGTTGACGTGGTATTTGACTTTTATACGCTAA